From Nitrobacter sp. NHB1, a single genomic window includes:
- the eno gene encoding phosphopyruvate hydratase translates to MTAIVDIIGREILDSRGNPTVEVDVALEDGAMGRAAVPSGASTGAHEAVELRDGDKTRYFGKGVRKAVDAVNGEIFDAIGGMDAEQQAQIDEILIGLDGTANKSRLGANAILGVSLALARAAADSLDMPLYRYVGGVTARTLPVPMMNIVNGGVHADNPIDFQEFMIMPVGAQTFSEGLRCGSEIFHTLRAELKKAGHNTNVGDEGGFAPNLPSAAAALDFIMSAIVKAGYKPGDDVVLALDPAASEFFKGGKYVYKGEGKTRSIEEQARYLAKLASDYPIVSIEDGMAEDDFEGWKLLTDMIGKTCQLVGDDLFVTNVTRLADGIRKGLANSILIKVNQIGTLTETLAAVETAYKAGYTAVMSHRSGETEDSTIADLAVATNCGQIKTGSLSRSDRAAKYNQLLRIEQQLGAQARYGGRAALKALA, encoded by the coding sequence ATGACTGCCATCGTCGACATCATCGGCCGCGAAATTCTCGACAGCCGCGGCAATCCGACCGTCGAGGTCGACGTGGCGCTCGAAGACGGCGCGATGGGCCGCGCGGCGGTGCCCTCGGGCGCCTCCACCGGCGCACACGAGGCGGTCGAACTGCGCGACGGCGACAAAACCCGCTATTTCGGCAAGGGCGTGCGAAAGGCGGTCGATGCGGTGAACGGCGAGATCTTCGACGCCATCGGGGGCATGGACGCCGAGCAGCAGGCGCAGATCGACGAAATCCTGATCGGGCTCGACGGGACCGCGAACAAGAGCCGGCTCGGCGCCAACGCTATACTCGGCGTGTCGCTGGCGCTCGCCAGGGCGGCGGCGGACTCTCTCGACATGCCGCTATATCGCTACGTCGGCGGCGTCACGGCGCGGACGCTTCCGGTGCCGATGATGAACATCGTCAACGGCGGCGTGCATGCCGACAACCCGATCGACTTTCAGGAATTCATGATCATGCCGGTCGGCGCCCAAACCTTTTCGGAAGGTCTGCGCTGCGGTTCGGAAATCTTTCATACCTTGCGGGCCGAGTTGAAGAAGGCCGGTCACAACACCAACGTCGGCGACGAGGGCGGTTTTGCACCGAACCTGCCGTCGGCCGCCGCGGCGCTCGATTTCATCATGTCTGCGATCGTCAAGGCCGGTTACAAGCCGGGCGATGACGTGGTGCTGGCGCTCGATCCGGCCGCAAGCGAGTTCTTCAAGGGCGGCAAGTATGTTTATAAAGGCGAGGGGAAGACCCGTTCGATCGAGGAGCAGGCCAGATATCTTGCCAAGCTGGCGTCGGACTACCCGATCGTCTCGATCGAGGACGGCATGGCCGAGGACGATTTCGAGGGCTGGAAACTCCTCACCGACATGATCGGCAAGACCTGCCAACTCGTCGGTGACGATCTGTTTGTCACCAACGTGACGCGACTCGCCGACGGCATCAGGAAGGGCCTCGCCAATTCCATCCTCATCAAAGTCAACCAGATCGGCACGTTGACCGAGACGCTGGCCGCCGTCGAGACGGCCTACAAGGCCGGCTACACCGCCGTGATGTCGCACCGCTCCGGCGAGACGGAGGATTCCACCATCGCCGACCTCGCGGTCGCCACCAATTGCGGGCAGATCAAAACCGGGTCGCTGTCGCGCTCGGACCGCGCCGCCAAATACAACCAGTTGCTGCGCATCGAGCAGCAGCTTGGCGCTCAGGCGAGGTACGGAGGCCGCGCGGCGCTGAAGGCGCTGGCGTAA
- a CDS encoding anti-phage dCTP deaminase translates to MLERIEFPELFFGLVAPIGVDLSETVQPLKSQLEGFGYDVEVIKVTDLFRDIDYCDVKLNDRPSEARFKSYIDFGNRLREISGDKAICASLVIDKIAKGRGLKHSKRQHRESKAYIIHQFKRKEEIDLLRSVYGKLFFQISVYSSKGERTDAFAQRIARDHKSTDLDKYKAAADQLIKLDEDQEEDQNGQRVRDVFHLADFIINVDIPSTQSEQLYRFIKLIFGATDLSPTPVEYGMYMAKGASLRSLDLSRQVGAAIFSKNHEVISLGCNEVPKGGGGTYWAENGGNDARDFKWGNDPNDEKKRALILDLFERLSGQALMNEECVEKIDDMLQHPAVKDSQLMDIIEFGRILHAEMSALMDAARLGRAVQDATLFCTTFPCHICAKHIVGSGIDTVFFLEPYPKSAAFALHPDSIEVEGSSRVHYANYRKVKFTHFYGISPRRYRDFFEKSLRKNKITGKSQEWVGSQNEPRPILDIKVAIFLPLERYVEEALEKSKARALAALSMAHTVEGALKGRKNIKKRR, encoded by the coding sequence ATGTTAGAAAGAATAGAATTTCCTGAACTTTTTTTCGGTCTCGTTGCTCCGATAGGTGTTGACCTTTCTGAAACAGTCCAACCATTGAAGTCTCAATTGGAGGGATTCGGCTATGACGTCGAAGTGATCAAGGTCACTGATCTCTTTCGAGACATCGACTACTGCGATGTAAAGCTTAATGACAGACCGAGCGAGGCGCGCTTCAAAAGCTATATAGATTTTGGAAATCGCTTACGGGAGATTTCGGGTGACAAAGCTATTTGTGCCTCCCTCGTTATTGATAAAATTGCCAAGGGACGAGGACTCAAGCACTCAAAACGGCAACACCGCGAAAGCAAAGCATATATAATTCATCAATTTAAACGCAAAGAAGAGATCGATCTTTTACGCAGCGTCTATGGCAAATTGTTTTTTCAAATTTCAGTTTACTCATCGAAGGGGGAAAGAACAGATGCCTTTGCCCAACGTATCGCACGCGATCACAAAAGTACCGATCTTGACAAGTACAAGGCAGCTGCAGATCAACTTATAAAATTGGATGAAGATCAGGAAGAGGATCAAAATGGGCAACGAGTTCGCGACGTATTCCATTTAGCCGATTTCATCATCAACGTAGATATCCCGTCCACTCAATCTGAGCAACTATATAGATTCATCAAGCTTATTTTCGGTGCCACTGACCTGTCGCCGACTCCAGTTGAATATGGAATGTACATGGCCAAGGGCGCCTCGCTACGTTCGCTGGATTTGTCTCGACAAGTTGGCGCCGCCATTTTTTCAAAAAATCACGAGGTCATTTCGCTTGGTTGCAACGAAGTCCCTAAAGGCGGGGGCGGTACCTATTGGGCGGAAAATGGCGGCAATGATGCGCGTGATTTTAAGTGGGGCAATGATCCAAATGACGAAAAGAAGCGCGCGTTAATTCTCGATCTATTTGAGAGGCTAAGTGGCCAAGCTTTGATGAACGAAGAGTGTGTCGAAAAAATTGACGATATGCTCCAGCATCCTGCTGTCAAAGACTCCCAACTCATGGACATCATTGAGTTCGGACGTATTCTGCACGCAGAGATGTCCGCTCTTATGGATGCCGCTAGGCTCGGGCGAGCGGTTCAAGATGCAACATTATTCTGCACGACGTTTCCGTGTCATATTTGTGCAAAACATATAGTTGGATCAGGTATTGATACAGTCTTTTTTTTGGAGCCTTACCCAAAAAGCGCGGCGTTCGCTCTGCATCCTGACTCGATCGAGGTAGAGGGCTCTTCACGCGTTCATTATGCTAATTATCGCAAAGTCAAATTTACCCACTTTTACGGCATATCGCCACGTCGGTATCGTGACTTCTTCGAGAAATCGTTACGCAAGAACAAAATCACAGGAAAGTCCCAAGAATGGGTCGGGTCACAAAATGAACCCCGACCTATTTTGGATATTAAGGTGGCGATTTTTCTTCCCTTAGAACGTTACGTTGAAGAAGCGTTGGAAAAGAGCAAAGCGAGAGCTCTCGCGGCCCTCAGTATGGCGCACACTGTGGAAGGCGCATTAAAGGGAAGAAAAAATATCAAAAAACGCCGCTAA
- the queF gene encoding preQ(1) synthase, which yields MPRKLPSSPKTPALQLGRAVAWPDSPEKANLDRVPNPQKGTNYVARFTAPEFTTLCPVTGQPDFAHLVIDYVPGSWLLESKSLKLYLASFRNHGAFHEDCTVAIGKRIAAAVRPKWLRIGGYWYPRGGIPIDVFWQTGTVPKGVWIPDQSVPAYRGRG from the coding sequence ATGCCAAGAAAGCTTCCTTCTTCGCCAAAAACGCCCGCTCTGCAACTCGGCCGCGCGGTGGCGTGGCCGGATTCACCGGAGAAGGCGAATCTGGACCGCGTGCCCAATCCGCAGAAGGGCACCAACTATGTCGCGCGGTTCACGGCGCCGGAGTTCACCACGCTGTGCCCGGTCACCGGTCAGCCGGACTTTGCCCATCTCGTGATCGACTATGTGCCGGGGTCGTGGCTGCTGGAGTCGAAATCGCTCAAGCTCTATCTTGCCAGTTTCCGCAATCACGGCGCTTTTCACGAGGACTGCACGGTGGCGATCGGCAAGCGCATCGCCGCCGCGGTCAGGCCGAAATGGCTGCGCATCGGCGGTTACTGGTATCCGCGCGGCGGCATTCCCATCGACGTGTTCTGGCAGACCGGCACGGTGCCGAAGGGCGTCTGGATTCCCGACCAGAGCGTCCCGGCCTATCGGGGACGGGGCTGA
- a CDS encoding MFS transporter — protein MTSVTSAAAGKHKLPPLLNIIALATFAASLSTRAMDPVLPHVADDLSVTVATAAGLSAVTAFSFAIVQPLVGAAADIFGKGRLMLVCLVLLGIANVAGALCTSYSALFVTRIFAGIASGGVFPVALGMASDLVPVSQRQVAIGRTIAGTVSGNLLGASFSGVIGDLVGWRGVLVVLGVLVLAASIAVGSGFRRGNAITTSQPMKFIDLRHGYRQIFSNPNARVCYSAVFIEGCCVLGLFPYVAAFLFELGETRLSVAGIVIAGFAVGGLFYTMTVSRLLSLLGVRGMMISGAMLVAAQIVAVGFGPDWRIQVLSFILMGWGFYMLHGCLQVFASELSEQARATALSLHSFFFYMGQTAGPIAYGVSLAWAGKFPTLAANAVVIAILGFVCARLLVGKAGSRGG, from the coding sequence ATGACATCGGTCACGTCGGCAGCGGCTGGAAAGCACAAACTGCCGCCGCTCCTGAATATTATCGCGCTGGCCACCTTCGCAGCCAGCCTGTCGACGCGCGCGATGGACCCGGTGCTGCCGCATGTCGCCGACGATCTGTCGGTGACGGTCGCAACCGCCGCCGGCCTGTCGGCGGTCACCGCTTTCTCGTTTGCCATTGTGCAGCCGCTGGTCGGCGCGGCCGCCGATATCTTCGGCAAGGGGCGGCTGATGCTGGTGTGCCTGGTGCTGCTCGGCATCGCGAACGTCGCCGGCGCGCTGTGCACGTCCTACAGTGCGCTGTTCGTGACGCGCATCTTCGCAGGAATCGCATCGGGCGGTGTTTTTCCGGTCGCGCTCGGCATGGCGAGCGATCTCGTTCCAGTGTCACAGCGGCAGGTGGCGATCGGCAGGACGATCGCGGGTACAGTGAGCGGCAATCTGCTTGGCGCCTCGTTTTCCGGCGTGATCGGCGATCTTGTCGGCTGGCGCGGTGTGCTCGTTGTGCTCGGAGTGCTGGTTCTGGCCGCCTCGATCGCCGTCGGGTCTGGATTCCGCCGCGGCAATGCGATCACGACCTCGCAGCCCATGAAGTTCATCGATCTGCGGCATGGCTACCGGCAGATCTTCAGCAATCCCAACGCCCGGGTCTGCTACTCCGCCGTTTTCATCGAAGGCTGCTGCGTGCTTGGACTGTTTCCCTACGTCGCGGCGTTTCTGTTCGAACTCGGCGAAACCCGGCTTTCGGTCGCGGGCATCGTCATCGCCGGATTTGCCGTCGGCGGGCTGTTCTACACCATGACGGTGTCGCGGTTGCTGTCGCTGCTCGGCGTACGCGGTATGATGATATCAGGCGCTATGCTGGTGGCGGCGCAGATCGTCGCGGTCGGTTTCGGTCCGGACTGGCGGATCCAGGTGCTCAGCTTCATCCTGATGGGCTGGGGCTTCTACATGCTGCACGGCTGCCTGCAGGTGTTTGCGAGCGAATTGTCCGAGCAGGCGCGGGCGACCGCGTTGTCGCTGCACTCCTTCTTCTTCTACATGGGGCAGACGGCCGGTCCGATCGCCTATGGCGTGAGCCTCGCCTGGGCCGGAAAATTTCCGACCCTTGCTGCAAACGCCGTCGTCATCGCGATTCTCGGATTCGTCTGTGCGCGGCTGCTGGTCGGGAAGGCCGGATCGCGCGGGGGTTAG